Proteins encoded together in one Sceloporus undulatus isolate JIND9_A2432 ecotype Alabama chromosome 4, SceUnd_v1.1, whole genome shotgun sequence window:
- the LRRC14 gene encoding leucine-rich repeat-containing protein 14: MHSLVFLCAQKVVSHYTTLQDALGFIPKELYPVLFKAAFLDKRTPSLQQLVQTWPFPVLSFQKLLRKCQHCEYTLIREKPNKLCIQAVILGVVTYLTKLLEDRRFNKSKGQRLKVLDMTGLQDEGQGPESMSLWSRTVTLAKACLDVSKQQSKCMRRTSKRRKGPYSSSVALPTPHPVSVDVWVDLFVNSTSYGVLKDALQVNSGNALRLRCRDFRAEELSIASTVGLLEFLEPGGVRQVDLRFNNLGLSGLRVVLPHLAKFTNLASLKLPYSNIDVRRLTVGMEGSLQYFANQLSRLTCLKELNLGSSRLSGKLRQLLGDLQSPLESLELAFCYLLPTDFAYLSQSLHTPALKKLDLSGNNLSDILLQPFLGLLTEAASTLLHLDIMECRLMDTQLNSLLPILGRLSRLRYLGVFGNPISAIGLKNLLHRTLGLLDLRLVIYPYPVDCYGEDLPWPPTSSNLLNGSVDEEKFSRVSNELQQMLLSANRTDVVWTTNLCRHNSLDYFSL, from the exons ATGCACTCCCTGGTGTTTCTGTGTGCCCAGAAGGTGGTCTCCCACTACACCACCCTGCAAGATGCCCTGGGTTTTATCCCTAAGGAACTATATCCTGTCTTGTTCAAGGCAGCTTTCCTGGACAAGAGAACACCATCGCTCCAGCAGTTAGTACAAACCTGGCCATTCCCAGTCCTCAGTTTCCAGAAGCTCTTGCGAAAATGCCAGCACTGCGAATACACCCTGATTCGGGAGAAGCCAAACAAGTTGTGCATCCAGGCGGTTATTTTGGGAGTGGTGACATATCTGACTAAACTGCTAGAGGATCGACGTTTCAATAAGAG CAAGGGGCAGCGTCTGAAGGTTCTTGATATGACTGGCCTTCAAGATGAAGGGCAGGGCCCTGAGAGCATGAGCCTCTGGTCTCGGACAGTCACGCTGGCTAAGGCTTGCCTTGATGTCTCCAAGCAGCAGAGCAAGTGCATGAGACGGACGTCCAAGAGGAGGAAGGGACCATACAGCAGCTCCGTGGCCCTGCCAACCCCTCATCCTGTCTCTGTGGATGTTTGGGTCGACCTTTTTGTGAACAGTACTTCCTATGGGGTCTTGAAGGATGCTTTGCAGGTCAATAGTGGCAACGCCCTACGACTGAGATGCCGGGACTTCCGAGCAGAGGAGTTGTCCATTGCCAGCACCGTGGGCCTCTTGGAATTCCTGGAGCCAGGGGGCGTCCGACAGGTGGATCTGAGGTTCAACAACCTTGGCCTCTCAGGCTTGAGAGTGGTCCTTCCACACCTGGCCAAGTTCACTAATTTGGCCAGCCTGAAGCTGCCCTACAGTAACATTGATGTGAGGCGCCTGACCGTGGGCATGGAGGGCAGTCTGCAGTACTTCGCTAACCAGCTCAGCCGCCTGACATGCCTCAAGGAGCTGAACCTGGGCTCCTCCAGGCTTTCAGGCAAACTGAGGCAGCTGCTAGG AGACTTGCAGAGCCCCTTGGAGAGCCTAGAGCTAGCTTTCTGTTACCTTCTGCCCACCGACTTTGCCTACCTTTCCCAAAGCCTCCACACACCAGCCCTGAAGAAACTGGACCTCAGCGGGAACAACCTCTCTGATATTCTCCTCCAGCCTTTCCTAGGCTTGCTGACCGAGGCGGCCTCGACTCTCCTTCACCTGGACATCATGGAATGCCGCCTGATGGACACCCAGCTGAACTCGCTCCTCCCCATCCTGGGCCGCCTTTCACGCCTTCGCTACCTTGGGGTGTTTGGCAACCCCATCTCAGCCATTGGACTGAAGAACCTGCTCCACCGGACCCTGGGCCTCTTGGACTTGAGGCTGGTCATCTACCCTTACCCCGTGGACTGCTACGGGGAAGACTTGCCCTGGCCCCCTACCTCCTCCAACCTGCTCAATGGCTCTGTGGATGAGGAGAAGTTCTCTCGGGTCAGCAACGAACTCCAGCAGATGCTGCTGAGCGCAAACAGGACAGATGTTGTCTGGACCACAAACCTTTGCCGCCACAATAGCTTAGACTATTTTAGTTTATAG